A part of Clarias gariepinus isolate MV-2021 ecotype Netherlands chromosome 14, CGAR_prim_01v2, whole genome shotgun sequence genomic DNA contains:
- the cpn1 gene encoding carboxypeptidase N catalytic chain, protein MLSGSCVIWIGALFLGLWAPVTRAVEFQHHGYGEMVRILFSIQSQCPYITRIYSIGRSVEGRHLYVLEFSDNPGIHEALEPEFKYVGNMHGNEVLGRELLIHLAQFLCDEYQAGNQRITELIHNTRIHILPSMNPDGYEVAAKQGPESNGYLVGRGNSKDVDLNRNFPDLNALMYYNEKNNGQNHHLPLPDNWEHQVEPETLAVIKWMQSYNFVLSANLHGGAVVANYPFDKSREGRIRGRSAYSATADDKLFKNLAKTYSYAHSWMHKGYNCGDYFEEGITNGASWYTLSKGMQDFNYLYTNCFEITLELSCVKFPPASNLAREWLANREALVSYLEQVNHGIKGMVYDENNNPISNAVISVAGINHDITSGADGDYFRLLLPGTYTVTASAPDYRPSTNTVTVGPAEAIQLHFYLKPAPKETNLNEKVHQDKKSLSAAKVPPANLGPR, encoded by the exons ATGTTGTCAGGCAGTTGTGTAATTTGGATTGGAGCACTGTTCCTGGGGCTTTGGGCTCCAGTGACGAGGGCTGTTGAATTTCAACACCATGGATATGGCGAGATGGTTCGCATTCTGTTCTCCATCCAGAGCCAGTGCCCATACATCACTCGCATCTACAGCATTGGTCGCAGTGTGGAGGGACGCCACCTTTATGTCCTGGAGTTCAGCGATAATCCAGGCATCCATGAAGCAT TGGAGCCGGAGTTCAAGTATGTTGGAAATATGCATGGGAATGAGGTGCTGGGCCGTGAGCTTCTCATCCACCTTGCTCAATTCTTGTGTGATGAGTACCAAGCAGGGAACCAACGGATTACAGAGCTCATTCAtaacacacgcatacacattcTGCCCTCCATGAACCCAGATGGCTATGAAGTGGCAGCAAAACAG GGTCCAGAGTCTAATGGTTACCTCGTGGGCCGTGGGAATTCCAAAGATGTGGACTTAAATCGCAATTTTCCTGATCTGAATGCTCTCATGTATTACAATGAGAAGAACAATGGACAAAATCACCATTTGCCCCTCCCAGACAACTGGGAGCACCAG GTTGAACCAGAGACTCTTGCAGTCATTAAATGGATGCAAAGTTATAACTTTGTTCTATCAGCAAATCTGCATGGAGGAGCAGTGGTGGCAAACTACCCTTTTGACAAATCCAGAGAAGGCCGTATAAGAGGCAGGTCTGCATATTCTGCCACTGCAGATGACAAGCTGTTCAAAAAC TTGGCAAAAACTTACTCCTATGCTCACAGCTGGATGCATAAAGGCTATAACTGTGGAGATTACTTCGAGGAGGGGATTACAAATGGAGCCAGCTGGTATACTCTTTCCAAGG GCATGCAGGACTTTAATTACCTATACACTAACTGCTTTGAGATCACTCTAGAGTTGAGTTGTGTTAAATTCCCTCCGGCTAGCAATTTGGCCAGAGAATGGCTAGCCAACAGGGAGGCTCTGGTGTCCTACCTGGAACAG GTTAACCATGGCATAAAAGGAATGGTCTATGATGAGAATAACAACCCCATCAGCAATGCAGTGATCTCAGTGGCAGGCATAAACCATGATATAACCAGTG GTGCAGATGGAGATTACTTCCGTCTACTTTTGCCAGGAACCTACACTGTTACTGCCTCTGCACCAGACTATCGGCCATCTACCAATACAGTGACAGTCGGACCTGCAGAGGCTatacag TTACACTTCTATTTGAAACCAGCACCAAAAGAAACAAATTTGAATGAGAAAGTTCATCAAGATAAGAAAAGCTTGTCAGCAGCCAAAGTTCCTCCAGCCAACCTTGGtccaagataa
- the LOC128541668 gene encoding FERM domain-containing protein 6 isoform X1, which yields MLKKGETMPNSANQKTTLCEVVLPNKSRIQITVEVKCRTQEMMKQLSEQLGIKNLHIFGLSLQKGPVDKDYLFLDPEKKLTTYFPKTRKQNMDRMVLHLRAQYYVRDGQQIVDEEVRNLYCADLKNRVLSSRCYGQEGLYFQLAAYALQAELGDWKEETYFTPQDYFPPWILKKRGFNYVVQHTPALHRELKGISAHDASLLFIEEACSLSDVPLTFYSICKGKKEKRASMLLGLALTGLHIYDIETASGEYQLLYEFAWSGIDRLKFQGRRFEIRADSLAGEILVMYTRSVMQSQHLLKHMSNNHHVNLLNQHSFKQQQRKGRRKQREVYIRDNIDPDWEESDDELPSIMTYLDNTRQHHADTMATFSVANAGDTAWGFSRKALGEIELCVDEPEEMYVDDPEEIIQLTERLQGVSVGGPPLVNVSQWTDFSMEMKQVLRARWRACSHTKDQCGESMENLTVTH from the exons ATGCTGAAAAAGGGAGAGACCATGCCGAACTCAGCTAATCAGAAAACAACTTTGTGTGAAGTGGTTTTACCCAATAAGAGCCGAATCCAAATAACTGTTGAG gtaAAGTGCAGGACACAAGAGATGATGAAACAACTTTCTGAACAACTTGGTATTAAGAATCTACATATTTTTGGCCTGAGTTTGCAAAAGGGTCCTGTAG ATAAGGACTACCTATTCCTCGATCCGGAGAAGAAACTAACTACATATTTTCCCAAAACACGGAAGCAGAACATG GACAGGATGGTTCTTCATCTAAGAGCTCAGTACTATGTAAGAGATGGTCAGCAAATTGT AGACGAGGAGGTCCGTAATCTGTACTGTGCTGATCTAAAAAACAGAGTCTTGAGCTCTCGGTGTTACGGGCAGGAAGGTCTGTACTTTCAACTGGCTGCGTATGCCTTACAGGCAGAATTGGGTGACTGGAAAGAGGAAACTTACTTCACTCCCCAGGACTATTTTCCTCCTTGG ATTTTGAAAAAGCGTGGATTTAACTATGTGGTGCAGCACACTCCAGCCCTGCACAGAGAGCTGAAGGGAATATCTGCGCATGATGCTTCACTGCTCTTCATCGAGGAAGCCTGTAGCCTGAGCGATGTGCCTCTTACCTTCTACAGCATATGCAAG ggtaaaaaggaaaaaagagccAGTATGCTACTGGGCCTGGCTTTAACAGGGCTGCACATATATGACATAGAG ACAGCCAGTGGAGAATATCAGCTTTTATATGAGTTTGCCTGGTCAGGCATAGATCGTCTTAAATTTCAG GGTCGAAGGTTTGAAATAAGGGCAGACAGCCTGGCTGGGGAAATACTGGTGATGTATACGCGGTCAGTGATGCAATCGCAGCACCTCCTAAAGCATATGAGCAACAATCACCATGTGAACCTACTCAACCAACACTCATTTAAACAGCAGCAGAGAAAAG GGAGAAGGAAGCAAAGGGAGGTGTATATCAGGGACAATATTGATCCAGATTGGGAGGAGAGTGATGATGAGCTTCCGTCCATAATGACTTACCTGGACAATACTCGGCAACACCATGCTGACACCATGGCAACTTTCTCAGTAGCAAATGCTGGGGATACAGCTTGGGGATTTTCTAGAAAAGCACTAGGAGAAATAG AGCTGTGTGTTGATGAGCCAGAGGAGATGTATGTTGATGACCCTGAAGAGATCATACAGTTGACTGAACGCCTGCAGGGTGTGTCTGTAGGTGGGCCTCCATTAGTGAATGTATCTCAGTGGACAG ATTTTTCCATGGAGATGAAACAG GTTTTAAGAGCTAGGTGGAGAGCTTGCAGTCATACTAAGGACCAGTGTGGGGAGAGTATGGAGAATCTTACTGTAACACACTAG
- the LOC128541668 gene encoding FERM domain-containing protein 6 isoform X3 → MYKDYLFLDPEKKLTTYFPKTRKQNMDRMVLHLRAQYYVRDGQQIVDEEVRNLYCADLKNRVLSSRCYGQEGLYFQLAAYALQAELGDWKEETYFTPQDYFPPWILKKRGFNYVVQHTPALHRELKGISAHDASLLFIEEACSLSDVPLTFYSICKGKKEKRASMLLGLALTGLHIYDIETASGEYQLLYEFAWSGIDRLKFQGRRFEIRADSLAGEILVMYTRSVMQSQHLLKHMSNNHHVNLLNQHSFKQQQRKGRRKQREVYIRDNIDPDWEESDDELPSIMTYLDNTRQHHADTMATFSVANAGDTAWGFSRKALGEIELCVDEPEEMYVDDPEEIIQLTERLQGVSVGGPPLVNVSQWTDFSMEMKQVLRARWRACSHTKDQCGESMENLTVTH, encoded by the exons ATGT ATAAGGACTACCTATTCCTCGATCCGGAGAAGAAACTAACTACATATTTTCCCAAAACACGGAAGCAGAACATG GACAGGATGGTTCTTCATCTAAGAGCTCAGTACTATGTAAGAGATGGTCAGCAAATTGT AGACGAGGAGGTCCGTAATCTGTACTGTGCTGATCTAAAAAACAGAGTCTTGAGCTCTCGGTGTTACGGGCAGGAAGGTCTGTACTTTCAACTGGCTGCGTATGCCTTACAGGCAGAATTGGGTGACTGGAAAGAGGAAACTTACTTCACTCCCCAGGACTATTTTCCTCCTTGG ATTTTGAAAAAGCGTGGATTTAACTATGTGGTGCAGCACACTCCAGCCCTGCACAGAGAGCTGAAGGGAATATCTGCGCATGATGCTTCACTGCTCTTCATCGAGGAAGCCTGTAGCCTGAGCGATGTGCCTCTTACCTTCTACAGCATATGCAAG ggtaaaaaggaaaaaagagccAGTATGCTACTGGGCCTGGCTTTAACAGGGCTGCACATATATGACATAGAG ACAGCCAGTGGAGAATATCAGCTTTTATATGAGTTTGCCTGGTCAGGCATAGATCGTCTTAAATTTCAG GGTCGAAGGTTTGAAATAAGGGCAGACAGCCTGGCTGGGGAAATACTGGTGATGTATACGCGGTCAGTGATGCAATCGCAGCACCTCCTAAAGCATATGAGCAACAATCACCATGTGAACCTACTCAACCAACACTCATTTAAACAGCAGCAGAGAAAAG GGAGAAGGAAGCAAAGGGAGGTGTATATCAGGGACAATATTGATCCAGATTGGGAGGAGAGTGATGATGAGCTTCCGTCCATAATGACTTACCTGGACAATACTCGGCAACACCATGCTGACACCATGGCAACTTTCTCAGTAGCAAATGCTGGGGATACAGCTTGGGGATTTTCTAGAAAAGCACTAGGAGAAATAG AGCTGTGTGTTGATGAGCCAGAGGAGATGTATGTTGATGACCCTGAAGAGATCATACAGTTGACTGAACGCCTGCAGGGTGTGTCTGTAGGTGGGCCTCCATTAGTGAATGTATCTCAGTGGACAG ATTTTTCCATGGAGATGAAACAG GTTTTAAGAGCTAGGTGGAGAGCTTGCAGTCATACTAAGGACCAGTGTGGGGAGAGTATGGAGAATCTTACTGTAACACACTAG
- the LOC128541668 gene encoding FERM domain-containing protein 6 isoform X2: MLKKGETMPNSANQKTTLCEVVLPNKSRIQITVEVKCRTQEMMKQLSEQLDKDYLFLDPEKKLTTYFPKTRKQNMDRMVLHLRAQYYVRDGQQIVDEEVRNLYCADLKNRVLSSRCYGQEGLYFQLAAYALQAELGDWKEETYFTPQDYFPPWILKKRGFNYVVQHTPALHRELKGISAHDASLLFIEEACSLSDVPLTFYSICKGKKEKRASMLLGLALTGLHIYDIETASGEYQLLYEFAWSGIDRLKFQGRRFEIRADSLAGEILVMYTRSVMQSQHLLKHMSNNHHVNLLNQHSFKQQQRKGRRKQREVYIRDNIDPDWEESDDELPSIMTYLDNTRQHHADTMATFSVANAGDTAWGFSRKALGEIELCVDEPEEMYVDDPEEIIQLTERLQGVSVGGPPLVNVSQWTDFSMEMKQVLRARWRACSHTKDQCGESMENLTVTH, from the exons ATGCTGAAAAAGGGAGAGACCATGCCGAACTCAGCTAATCAGAAAACAACTTTGTGTGAAGTGGTTTTACCCAATAAGAGCCGAATCCAAATAACTGTTGAG gtaAAGTGCAGGACACAAGAGATGATGAAACAACTTTCTGAACAACTTG ATAAGGACTACCTATTCCTCGATCCGGAGAAGAAACTAACTACATATTTTCCCAAAACACGGAAGCAGAACATG GACAGGATGGTTCTTCATCTAAGAGCTCAGTACTATGTAAGAGATGGTCAGCAAATTGT AGACGAGGAGGTCCGTAATCTGTACTGTGCTGATCTAAAAAACAGAGTCTTGAGCTCTCGGTGTTACGGGCAGGAAGGTCTGTACTTTCAACTGGCTGCGTATGCCTTACAGGCAGAATTGGGTGACTGGAAAGAGGAAACTTACTTCACTCCCCAGGACTATTTTCCTCCTTGG ATTTTGAAAAAGCGTGGATTTAACTATGTGGTGCAGCACACTCCAGCCCTGCACAGAGAGCTGAAGGGAATATCTGCGCATGATGCTTCACTGCTCTTCATCGAGGAAGCCTGTAGCCTGAGCGATGTGCCTCTTACCTTCTACAGCATATGCAAG ggtaaaaaggaaaaaagagccAGTATGCTACTGGGCCTGGCTTTAACAGGGCTGCACATATATGACATAGAG ACAGCCAGTGGAGAATATCAGCTTTTATATGAGTTTGCCTGGTCAGGCATAGATCGTCTTAAATTTCAG GGTCGAAGGTTTGAAATAAGGGCAGACAGCCTGGCTGGGGAAATACTGGTGATGTATACGCGGTCAGTGATGCAATCGCAGCACCTCCTAAAGCATATGAGCAACAATCACCATGTGAACCTACTCAACCAACACTCATTTAAACAGCAGCAGAGAAAAG GGAGAAGGAAGCAAAGGGAGGTGTATATCAGGGACAATATTGATCCAGATTGGGAGGAGAGTGATGATGAGCTTCCGTCCATAATGACTTACCTGGACAATACTCGGCAACACCATGCTGACACCATGGCAACTTTCTCAGTAGCAAATGCTGGGGATACAGCTTGGGGATTTTCTAGAAAAGCACTAGGAGAAATAG AGCTGTGTGTTGATGAGCCAGAGGAGATGTATGTTGATGACCCTGAAGAGATCATACAGTTGACTGAACGCCTGCAGGGTGTGTCTGTAGGTGGGCCTCCATTAGTGAATGTATCTCAGTGGACAG ATTTTTCCATGGAGATGAAACAG GTTTTAAGAGCTAGGTGGAGAGCTTGCAGTCATACTAAGGACCAGTGTGGGGAGAGTATGGAGAATCTTACTGTAACACACTAG